Genomic segment of Avibacterium volantium:
ACGCCCGAATTAAAGGCATATTGCATTAGCATACGGCGACAAAAACTGTGGATCGTATAAATGGCGGCAGTATCCATACTCTGCTCCGCCCAGTTAAGGCGTTGAATCGCCAAAGGAATATCCGGCAAACTTTGTACAAGCTCGCCAAGCAAAGGGTCGCCCCCTTGGCTAAACACGTCTAAATCCTGCGTGGCTTGATATTGCAAAAGCAGCTGTTTGCTATGGTAAATTCTTGCACGGATACGCTCGCGCAGCTCTTGCGTTGCCATTTCGGTAAAGGTTACCACGAGAATTTTATCCACCGATAATGGCTGGCTAAAACAATTCTCCCCAGCTTGTAACAGCAAGCGAATATACAAAGACGCCATTGTGTAGGTTTTGCCCGTTCCCGCGGACGCTTCGATCAGGCTAACTCCCTGCAACGGCATTGTGGCTGGATTGAGTGTTTGCGTTTTTGTCGTCATCATAAATTAAAAATTCAGTACCTTATCTGCTTCCATTGTCCAATCTGCAAGCTCAATTAATGTGCCAATTTCCACCCCATCAGCAAGCGGTGCATTGTGAATGCCACGCGCATTGGCACAGGTTTTGCATAATTTAATGGTCGCCCCTTGTGCAGTGAGAATTTCGATCATTTGTTGTAAATGATAGCCCTCTGCTGGCTGTTGTTGAGCTAAACCACCCACCACAGCATCAGACATAAAAAATAAGCGTAATTGCACCGCACTTTTATGTTGCTCTTGTAACTGCAAGGCAAGGCGTAAAGCGCTGAAAAAATGTTCATCGCCATAAGGGGAAGAATGCACAATAAATAAGATGTTTTGCATAAGAATGTCCTTTTGAGATCAGCTTGAGAGCGGATAGTCGCTTGATTAAGCTGCATTAATCATACTGCCTATAATGCGTTATGCTCGCTTATTTTACACTGATAAGGATAATAAAAAAGTGGGCATTTGTGATTTGCCCACTTTTGTTAAGGTGTTTGCTCAAAAGCTTAGTTTAATTTGAGCGGTTGGATTTTCCAGATTTTTTGCGCATATTCTTCAATGGTTCTGTCTGATGAGAAGAAACTCATATTGACAATATTTTGCAAGGCGCTGTTCGTCCACGCTTTTTGATCATGGTATTTTTCATCAACCCGTTTTTGTGCTTCCACATAGCTTTGGAAATCAGCAAAGGATTGATAATAATCGTGATAACATAAGCCATTAAGTAAATCTTGATAACGATGCGGATCATTCGGCGAGAATAATCCTGATGTGATTTGGTCAATCACACGGCGTAACTGTTCATTGCTTTGGTAAATATCGTATGGGCGGTAGCCGTTACGACGTAACTCTTCCACCTGTTCCACGGTATGACCAAAGATGAAAATATTATCTTCGCCCACGTTTTCTAAGATCTCTACGTTTGCACCGTCTAAGGTTCCCAAGGTTAATGCACCGTTGAGGGCAAATTTCATATTACTTGTGCCTGATGCTTCTGTTCCTGCAAGGGAAATTTGTTCAGAAATATCCGCAGCAGGAATGATGATCTGAGCAAGGCTGACGCTGTAGTTTGGAATAAACACCACTTTCAGGCGACCTTGCAAGCGTTCATCGTTATTGATGATTTTCGCCACATCATTGATTAAATTAATGGTTTGTTTCGCCGCATAATAGGCTGATGCTGCTTTCCCTGCCAGAATAAACACGCGTGGCGTCCAATCTTTTTCTGGATTCTCTAGCATTTCGTTATAACGTGCAACGATATGCAAGACGTTGAGAATTTGGCGTTTGTATTCGTGGATACGCTTCACTTGCACATCAAATAAGGCATCAGGGCTTAATTCAATCCCCAATTCTTTTTTCACATAGTCGGCTAAACGCTGTTTGTTCGCACGTTTAATCGCGGGAATGGCTTGTTGCACTTCTGCGTCATTGATATGGGCTTTGAGTTCCGTCAATAAGCTCAAATCACGTCGCCATTCTGTGCCGATATAACGGTCAAATAAGGCGGAAAGATCTGGGTTTGCCACTGCAATCCAACGGCGTGGCGTAATCCCATTGGTTACATTGGTAAAGCGTTCTGGATAAATGTGGGCGAAGTCGGCAAAGGTAGAGGTTTTCATTAACTCTGAATGAATTGCTGCAACGCCATTAACTTTATGCGAGCCAACGACTGAAAGCCACCCCATACGCACTTTACGCGTATCGCCCTCTTCGATCAGAGAAACTCGGCGAATAAAATCATCGTCGGTTGTTACATAAGTGCGGACATATTCCAAGAAATAATCGTTGATTTCAAAGATAATTTGCAAATGGCGAGGGAGGTTTTTCGCCATCATTTCCACTGGCCAAGTTTCTAAGGCTTCAGACATTAAGGTGTGGCAAGTGTAAGAGAAAATACGGCGGCACATATCCCACGCGGTTTTCCAATCATAGCCTTCTTTATCCACCAAAATATACATTAATTCAGGAATGGCAAGGGCTGGGTGAGTGTCATTGAGGTGAATAGCAACTTTATCGGCTAAATTTTTCACTGTGCCGTGGGTACGTTTGTGGCGTTTGATAATATCTTGTAACGATGCGGAAACTAAGAAATATTCTTGGCGTAAACGCAATTCGCGTCCTGCCCAAGTGGAATCATCAGGGTATAACACACGAGAAACATTTTCGCTTGCGGCACGGGTTTCAATGGCACGGAAATAATCCCCACGGTTAAATTCTGCCAAATTGAAAGAATCCCCCGCGTGGGCACTCCATAAACGTAAGGTCGCTGCACTGTCGTTGTCATAGCCTGGGATCATTTGATCATAAGCAAGTGCGGTGATTTCTTCGCTTGAATCCCAAACGCATTTTTTGCCTTCAAAATAAATGTGTCCACCAAATTGAATATTAAAGCGTTTGGACGGTCGCATAAATTCCCAAGGTGCGCCTTTTTCTAACCAAGCATCAGGTTTTTCTACCTGTTTGCCGTCTTCAATGGCTTGTTGGAACATTCCGTATTCATAACGAATACCATAACCCATACCAGGAATTGCAAGGGTGGCAATCGAATCCATAAAGCACGCAGCTAAGCGCCCTAAACCACCGTTACCTAAACCAGGATCGACTTCTTTTTCGATGATTTCTTCTAAATCCACATCAAGCTCTGCTAACGCGTCTTTAGCAAGGGTGTAAACGCCCTCTGCAATCAATGCATTAGAGAGGGTGCGTCCCATTAAATATTCCATTGATAAATAATAAACACGGCGTGTTTTTTCATCACGGGATTGACGGGCAGTAGAAATCCAGCCCTCTGTAACCAGATCTCGCACTGCATAAAGGGTGGCGTTTAGCCAATCACGTTGGCTTGCTTCTTGTGGGGAACGTCCAATTAAGAAAATCAATTTATACACAATCGCCTTTTTCAGCGATTCTGTGGTTTGCTCAGGTTGGTTATAAGAAAATGGAAAATCGGTGTTATCCATTGTCATAGATGGCTCTCCTAATCTATTTCAATTTAAAATCGGCGTATTTTTATCCTTTTCGCATAAAAACACAACAAAAATTAGCCTAAAATCGCAGATTTTTCCACCGCACTTAGATTTTAGGCAAAATATAATGAGGCTATAAAATACGTTGATATAAATCTTGATAATGTCTGGCTGCGATTTGCCAGCTGAAATCTTGCTCCATTGCAACCACACGCACGCTTTGCCATAGGCGTTGTTTTTGCCAAAGTGCAAAGGCATTGTTAATCGCCCAACTTAAACCTTGCGCATCGGCATCATTAAACACAAATCCTGTGGCTTTGCGCGCTTTGATGTTTTCAGAATAGCTATCCACCACCGTATCCGCCAAGCCGCCTGTGGCGCGCACTAATGGTAACGTGCCGTATTTCAAACCATAAAGCTGAGTTAAACCACAAGGCTCAAAACGGCTTGGTACTAAAATCACATCACCACCCGCAATAATTAGGTGTGATAAGGCTTCATCGTAGCCAATTTTTACTGCGATATTTTCAGGATAACGTTCGGCAAGGTGGCGTAATCCTTCTTCTAAATGCGGTGCGCCTGAGCCAAGTAAAGCAAGCTGACCGCCTTGTTGCACAATGGTTTCGGCGCTTTGAATAAGTAGATCCACGCCTTTTTGTTCCGTTAAACGGGTAACCATAACAAATAACAAGGCATCAGGCTGTTGTGGGAGATTGAAATAGGCTTGCAATTTCTCTTTATTTTTGCGTTTGCCTGTCATTGCTTTTAATTTGTAATGATCTTCAATGTAGTGATCCACATTCGGGTTCCAAATTTGCTCATCAACCCCATTCAGAATACCGACTAAGCGCCCTTGATGCTCTAAGGTTTGTAGCAAGCCTTGCAAGCCGTAGCCAAATTCTGGCGTGGTGATTTCTTTGGCATAGGTTGGGCTAACGGCGGTAACTACATCGGAATAATAAAGCCCTGATTTCAAATAAGAAATTTGTCCGTGCAACTCTAAGCCATCAATATGGAACATTTCCAACGGCAGACCTAGCTCAAACAAATGATGATAAGAAAACACACCCTGATAAGCCAGATTATGAATGGTAAATACCGATTTTGCAGGGCGCCCTTTAAGCGCTAAATAGGCACTGGTTAATCCAGCGTGCCAATCGTGCGCGTGAACCACTTCCGCTTGCCACCACGCATCTAAGCCCACCGCAAGCTCTGCCCCAACCCAACCGAGCAAAGCAAAGCGTTTATAGTTATCGGCATAATCGTTATACCATTGATCGTGATAAGGATTGCCCTCTCTGGCATACAAATGCGGCGCATCAATTAAATAAACGCCTAGCCCGTTATATTCGCCATAACGTAGCACAATATGCCCAGCAAAATTATCAAATTCCGCCACTACAACGGTGTTAGGAATACCTGCGGCAATGGCAGGATAAGCAGGCAGTAAAATTCGGGTATCCATTCCAATTTGCTGTTGCGCAAAAGGCAATGCACCCATCACATCAGCTAATCCGCCGGTTTTGAGTAACGGATAAAGTTCTGAACAAACGTGTAAAACTCTCATTCTTTTTTATTCCTTAAAACAGAGAAATACGGTGAAAATTCATAAAAATTCCACCGCACTTCTCTTTTCGTTGTATTAATCTAAATGGGCTTCAAAGGCGACTGTTTCACCATTGAGCTTCTTTAACATTGAAGCGGTAACTAGCACCACGCCGCCACTACTCACTCTAAAACGTTTGCTATCCAGTTCTAAATCCACGCCAATTTGCATTCCGTCTGGAATCACACAATGACGATCGACGATACAACGTTTAAGCGTACAATTTTTACCAATGGTAACCTGTGGCAGCACCACACTGTGATCCACCAATGAACCTTCTTGGACATTAACGCGATCGAAAAGCACAGAATAGCTAATGGACGCATCGGTGATCACACAACCGCCCGAAATCAAACAGTTATCCACGGGTTTAATGTCTGATTTGCTATAAAAGAATTTTGACGGATAAGTTTGCGTTGGGTTACCACGAATTGGCCAGCGCTGATCATAAATATCCAGCTGTGGATTTTCAGAAACCAAGTCAATGTTGGATTGCCAGAAGCTGTCTAACGTTCCCACATCACGCCAGTAAATTTCGCCATCAGTGTTGCGTCCCATACAAGAACGGCTGAATGGGTGAGCATAAAGCGTGCCTTCTTCTAAACATTTTGGTAATACATCTTTACCGAAATCGTGAGAGGTGTAAGGGGTGTTCACTTCACGCTCTAAAATATCGTAGAGGTAATCGGCGTTAAACACGTAAATCCCCATTGAAGCCAAAGACACATTGGGTTTGCCTGCCATTGCTGGAGGATCTTTTGGTTTTTCAACGAAAGCTTTTACTTTAAGATTTTCATCTACCGCCATTACCCCAAATTCACAGGCTTTTTCACGCTCCACTTCAATACAGCCAACGGTACATTTTGCATTACTTGAAACGTGATCGAGTAACATTTGGCTATAATCTTGTTTATAAATATGGTCGCCTGCTAAGATTAAAATATATTTCGGGCAGTAATGATCACGAATAATCGCCATATTTTGATACACCGCATCTGCCGTGCCACGATACCAAGTGGAATCATCAATTTGCTGACGTGCTGGCAACATATCAATAAACTCACCACGCTCTTGTGGCAAGAACGACCAGCCTTTTTGCAAATGGCGTAATAATGAATGTGCTGCATATTGGGTAACCACACCAATATGGTTTAGCCCTGAGTTAATACAGTTGGATAACGCAAAATCAATAATTCGTCTGTTGCCACCAAAATATAACGCAGGTTTTGCCCGTTTATCGGTGAGTTCATAAAGCCGTGAACCACGCCCACCCGCTAAAATTAACACCAAGGTATCTTTCACAAGATCATATTTATTGGGTGATTTTGAAATACTGTTGCTCATTGCATTTTCCTCGCATTAATTTATTGATTGCTCAATAGTCATTTCCTTTTTTCGTGCAACATACGAATGCGAGATCATTTACAGCCCATCGATTTCCTTGCATTTGTACTGACGCACCACAATATACAACTTCCCATTTCCCTTCGGGCAACAAGAATGTTTGTAATTCTGCTTTTGCATTGATTAAAAGTAACCAGTCTTCATCTAACTGGATTTGCATTGCTTTGCTGTGCGGATTATGCCAATCCGCCACTGTCATTATTTCCCCTTGCACATTTCGCCATTGCACATTTTTTTCACTCCACCATTCATCGCGTTGTAAACTCGGTATCGCTTTTCTCAAGGCAATGAACTGTTTTGTAGCTTCAAATAAGTGCGGTTGAAATTTTTGCCAATTTAGCCAAGTGATTTCATTATCTTGGCAATAGGCGTTATTGTTGCCTTGTTGGCTATGTCCAAATTCATCGCCCGCTAACAGCATTGGCGTACCGTTGGCAAGCAACAAACTGCCAAGCAAACCGCAACAAGTTAAAAAGCGTTGATATTTCACTTCATCAGGAATATTTTCCACGCCCTCTATGCCGTGGTTATAACTGTAATTTTCATTGCGACCATCACGATTATCTTCCCCATTCGCGAGATTATGCTTTTGGTTATAGCTGGTGAGATCGCACAGGGTAAAACCATCGTGCGCAGTGATAAAATTCACCGAATTATGCGGCTTGCGATCGCCATTTTGATAAATATCGCTTGAACCTGCGAAACGTTGCGCAAAACCACCTAATTCACCACTTTTCCATAACCAAAAACGACACAGATCATCACGAAAACGATCGTTCCATTCGGCAAAATAGCTTGGAAAATTGCCCACTTGATAGCCCCCTTCGCCAATGTCCCAAGGTTCTGCAATAAATTTGCAGTGCTGTAAACGCGGCTCTTGCGCAATTTCTGCAAACAGCTGTGCTTGTGGGTTAAAGGCTGGGGTTTCTCTGCCTAACACTGTGGCGAGATCAAAACGGAAACCGTCAATATGACATTCTTCCACCCAATAAATTAAGCAATCCAACACCCAACGGCGAGTAATATCATTAGCTAAATTTAAGGTATTGCCACAGCCTGTGGCGTTTAGATATTCCCCTTGTGCGTTTTGCCAATAGTAAGTCCGATCATCAATTCCACGCTGGCTAAAGGTTGGAAAATGTTTTTCTGATTCCATACTGTGGTTGAATACCACATCTAAAATCACTTCAATGCCCGCTTGGTGAAGTGCGCGAACCATTGTTTTAAATTCGCTTAATGGCGTTGTGTCAGCTTGTCCCGACCAATATTCCGATTCCACCGCAAACATTGCTAAAGGGCTATATCCCCAATAATTGGCTAAGCCTTTTTCCTGTAAATGGGGTTCATCAAGGTGATAATTTATGGGCAAAATTTCCACCGCACTTATGCCGAGATCTTTTAAATAGGCAATCATTGTGGGGTGCGCTAACCCCGCATAAGTGCCACGAATAGCTTCAGGCAAATCTTCTCTCAGTTGCGTGAAACCTTTAACGTGCAATTCATAAATAATGGTTTCTGCCCAAGGGGTAGCAAGTGGTTTATCGCCTTGCCAATCAAACACTTCGCTTTCCAATACCGCTTTTGGGGCAAGATGGGCGTTATCTCGCGGATCACTGAGCAAAAACCATTGCCGTTTTTCTGCACTACTTAAATCTGGCTTGCCGATGACAGCTTTGGCATAAGGATCAAGCATTAATTTTTGTGGGTTGCACAATGCACCGTCTTTTCCCGTAATACGAAAGCCATATTGCGTGCCATAAGGCAGATCGCCTACCCACAAATGCCAAACATCTCCGCTTTGGTACATTTCCAGTGGCAATTCTTGTCCGTCAAAAAATAAACATAATTTGACGTTTTCTGCACAGGAAGAAAATAAGGCAAAATTCCACCCCACTTTTTTCTCACCTGAAGCATATTGCAAAATTTCAACGCTACTTCCTAAGGGATAAGGCTTTCCTACTGCCGTGCTGATCATTGTGCTATCCATTTATCCGTTTTACTTATGCTTTTTTCTTCGTGGCTTTTTTGCTTTTAGCTGTATTGGCTTTCGTTACGTTTGCCGCTTTTTCAGCTTTCGCTGTTTTCGCCTTTTGCCCTTTTTCCGCTGTATCTGTTTTTTCAGCTTTTTTTACTTTTTCTGCTTTTGTACTTTGTGCTTTTTTTGTACTTTTTGCAGGCTTTTTCCATTTTAAATAAATGGTTGCCAATGGCGGAATGGTTACGGAAATAGAATGATCTTTATCGTGGCTTGGAATTTCTTCACTCACCACTTCCCCTTGGTTGCCCACGTTAGAACCTTGGTAGAAATAAGAATCCGTATTAAGAATTTCTTCATACACGCCTGCTTCATTCACGCCAAAGCGATAATCATAACGTGGCACTGGCGTGAAGTTACTGATTACAATAATGCGCTCATCATCGCGACTACAACGCTCAAACACGAACACGGAATTTTGATAATCGTCCACCACAAGCCAATCAAAGCCTTTTGGATCGCAATCTAATTGGTATAACGCAGGGTGATTTTGATAAGTGCGGTTTAAATCTCGCACTAAATTTAATACGCCTTTATGCCAGCCACCGCCAATACTTTCATCAAGCAAGAACCAATCTAGGCTTTCTTGATAATTCCATTCACGTCCTTGCGCAAATTCGTTGCCCATAAAGAGCAATTTTTTACCCGGATAGCCCCACATATAGCCATAATAAGCACGCAAATTAGCAAATTGTTGCCACGCATCACCCGGCATTTTGCCGATCAGTGAGCCTTTGCCGTGTACGACTTCATCGTGAGAAAGTGGCAACACAAAGTTTTCGCTATATTGATACATCATTCCAAAAGTCATTTGATCGTGATGATGTTGGCGATAAATCGGATCTCTTTTCATATAGGCAAGGGTGTCGTTCATCCAGCCCATATTCCATTTGAAATGGAAACCTAAACCGCCATCTTGCGGTGGGTGGGTTACGCCAGCAAAGGACGTGGATTCCTCTGCAATGGTGATTGCGCCCGCATTTTCCGTGCCAAGGACATAATTGGTATGTTTTAAAAACTCAATGGCTTCTAAATTTTCACGGCCACCATATTGATTTGGAATCCACTCACCGTCTGCTCGGCTGTAATCACGGTAAATCATTGATGCCACTGCATCGACACGTAAGCCGTCTAAACCAAATCGTTCAAGCCAATATAAGGCATTGCCTGATAAGAAGTTTTTTACCTCGTGGCGGCCATAGTTATAAATTAACGTATTCCAATCCTGATGATAGCCCTCTCTTGGATCAGCGTGTTCATACAACGCCGTGCCGTCAAAGGCTACCAAGCCGTGGGTATCACTTGGGAAATGCCCTGGCACCCAATCTAAAATCACATTAATGCCTGCTTCGTGAGCTTTATCGACTAAGCGTTTAAAGCCTTCTGGTGTGCCAAAACGGCTGGTTGGTGAATAAAGTCCAATAGGCTGATAGCCCCAAGAGCCATCAAATGGAAATTCCGATAAAGGCAGAAATTCAATATGGGTAAAGCCCATTTCTTTCACATAAGGAATAAGCTCGTCTGCAATTTGGTCATAATCCAACCAGAAATTATTTTCCAGATTACGCCGCCAAGAGCCTAAATGCACTTCATAAATAGAAATCGGTTGATCGAACTGGTTCGCTTTGCGACGTTTTTCAGTCATTTCCACCACATCTGGCAATGGGCTAATTTGTGAAGCCGTATCAGGGCGAAGCTGTGAGCTAAAGGCATAAGGATCGGCTTTTAAGCGTAGCTGATCATTGCAATCTAACACTTCAAACTTATACAGTTGTCCAAGCGCTGCTTTTGGCACAAATAATTCCCAAATCCCACTGGACGCGTGAAAACGCATTGGGTGGCGACGACCGTCCCAATAGTTAAAATCGCCCACCACAGAAACCCGTTTCGCATTCGGCGCCCATAAACGGAAATTCACGCCCGACACGCCTTCACATTCCATAAAATGCGCACCGAGAATTTCATAAGGACGTAAATGAGAACCTTCTGCCAACAGCCAATTATCTAGCTCTTGAATCATTGGGTGGAAGCGATAAGGATCTTCAATAATTTGTGGTTCATTGCCCCAATAAACTTCAATCTGATATGCAAAAAAACTGCGTGTATCAGGCATTACACCAGCGAAAAAGCCACGTTCATCAAGGCAATCTAATTCGCACACCTTTTGCTGATTTTCTTTATTAACAATCACGACTTTATCCGCATCAGGCAATAACACGCGGATTTCAATGCCTTTTTCGGTTTCATGCATACCTAACACGGAAAACGGATCAGAATGTGTGCCGTTGAAAAACGCATTAATGGTTTCTTGTGGAAGGAATTTATTCATATAAACCTCTTATCGCAGACGCGCTTGGTTAATTTCGGTTAAAAGTGCGGTGATTTTTTCGTCAGAAAAGATTTCTTCAATGGAACGAGATAATCTCATTCGCCAATTTGGATATTCCAATGACGTCCCTGGTAAATTGAAGGAAATTTCTTGTTCCAGTAAATTTTCTAACTGTACGCCAATGAGCTTGGTTTGGCTCTCCGCCAAATAAAGATAAATCACCCGCATTAAGTTTTGGTGCATTGCCATACTGAGTGCATCGCCCCAGTAATCATTAGGCAAATATTGATCACGGTGCAGACTATTGAGTAAGGCCTGTTTATCAATGACACGCTGATCATATTTCTGTTTCAACACGTCCCCTTGTAACACGCCAAGTTGGGCGAAAAGTTCCAGATCACGACAATGCCAAAAGCTACTTAAAGACGGAACATCGTGCGTGCCAACAGTAGCAAAGGCGTTAATTGGGAAAGCGTGCTTATCAGGATATTGCAAATTACGTTGTTCAAAATACAGCACAAAATAGGAAAAAATCTGAAATTCGTTTAATTTCCACCGCACTTCATCTGGCACTGTGCCTAAATCCTCGCCCACCACAAGGCATTGATTACGCTGGCTTTCAATGGCTAAAATTGCCATTAATTCAGCGAAAGGATAATGCACATAAAGCCCATCTGCGGCGGTTTTTTCAGGGGGAATAAGCCATAAGCGGAACAGTCCCATAATGTGATCAATGCGCAGCACACCAAAATGCTGCATATTGGCCCTCAATAATTCAATAAAAGGCTGAAAACCGCGGGCTTTTAACTCAGTCGGATTGTAAGGCGGAATATTCCAATTTTGTCCTACTGGACCGAGCGGATCAGGTGGTGCGCCTACAGAAGCATCAACGCAATAAAGCTGCGGTTCAGCCCATACATCAGCACTGCCCCTTGAGCTGCTTACGGCTAAATCGCCATAAATACCTAAGCGCATTCCTTTCGCTTGGCATAAGGTTTGCAGATGATTGAGCTGTTCTTGCGCCAGCCATTGTAACCAGCAATAAAACATCACTTGGTCTTTATGCTGACGGATTAATTTATCCCGTTGTTTATCATTAAGCTGTTGATATTGTTGCCAACCCAGCCAACCAATTTGATCTTCTTGCTCAATAGCTTGATGGGAACTTTGGCAATCTAAGCATTCAAATAAGCCTTGATATAACAAGCCTTTGCCCTGTTGTTTAACAAAATCCGAAAAGGCTTTTTGTCGTTGCTGCATTTTTGCCGCACGGCTACGTTGGAAATAAGCATAAAGTTTCTCAAGTGCGGTGAATTTTATCTGCGTAATTTCTGTATAATTCACTTGCTCTGATTGGCGTAACACCGCAAGTTGCTGTTGAATCTCTGCTTGATTCAGCCAATTTTGCACGGATTTACACAATTTATATTCAGGTAGATCGTCAATGGCAAGATAAAGCCAATTCAAATAGCGTCTTGATGCTGAACTATAAGGGCTTGCCCATTCAGGCACGGCAGAATACATTGCGTGCAACGGGTTAATCCCAATAAATTCCGCCCCATACATTACGCCCTTTTCCACCAAATAAGCCAAATCAGCAAAATCCCCAATTCCCCAATTTCGCGCTGAGCGTAAGCTATAAAGCTGAACATTCAAGCCCCACGCTTTTTGCTGTTGAAAAATCGCAGATTGATAGGCGGTTTTCGGGCTAACGAAAAGGCGAACGTGGTAGTTTCTTTCGCGGCTGGAAAGCTGTAAAAGATAATAGCCAAAAGGCTGCGCAGGAAAAGAAAGTTGATGATTAGAAAAGGAAAGTGGTGTTACAGGCTGATGTTGTTCATTAAATAAGGTAACTTGAAGAATATGGCTGTCGAGATTTAACCGTGCAATATCATAAACAATGGTTTCTCCCTCCCGCGCCACAAAAACATCATCAAATTGCACCGCACTTTTATTTTCTATGTCCTCTGGATTTTCTCGCTGTAAGGAAAGCAGCTCAATAAAATACGCCAAACTCTCTGGATTGGCATAAATCAAATTGCCATCAATATCATAATGAGAAATGGCTATGCCTAAT
This window contains:
- the glgB gene encoding 1,4-alpha-glucan branching protein GlgB, whose product is MNKFLPQETINAFFNGTHSDPFSVLGMHETEKGIEIRVLLPDADKVVIVNKENQQKVCELDCLDERGFFAGVMPDTRSFFAYQIEVYWGNEPQIIEDPYRFHPMIQELDNWLLAEGSHLRPYEILGAHFMECEGVSGVNFRLWAPNAKRVSVVGDFNYWDGRRHPMRFHASSGIWELFVPKAALGQLYKFEVLDCNDQLRLKADPYAFSSQLRPDTASQISPLPDVVEMTEKRRKANQFDQPISIYEVHLGSWRRNLENNFWLDYDQIADELIPYVKEMGFTHIEFLPLSEFPFDGSWGYQPIGLYSPTSRFGTPEGFKRLVDKAHEAGINVILDWVPGHFPSDTHGLVAFDGTALYEHADPREGYHQDWNTLIYNYGRHEVKNFLSGNALYWLERFGLDGLRVDAVASMIYRDYSRADGEWIPNQYGGRENLEAIEFLKHTNYVLGTENAGAITIAEESTSFAGVTHPPQDGGLGFHFKWNMGWMNDTLAYMKRDPIYRQHHHDQMTFGMMYQYSENFVLPLSHDEVVHGKGSLIGKMPGDAWQQFANLRAYYGYMWGYPGKKLLFMGNEFAQGREWNYQESLDWFLLDESIGGGWHKGVLNLVRDLNRTYQNHPALYQLDCDPKGFDWLVVDDYQNSVFVFERCSRDDERIIVISNFTPVPRYDYRFGVNEAGVYEEILNTDSYFYQGSNVGNQGEVVSEEIPSHDKDHSISVTIPPLATIYLKWKKPAKSTKKAQSTKAEKVKKAEKTDTAEKGQKAKTAKAEKAANVTKANTAKSKKATKKKA
- the malQ gene encoding 4-alpha-glucanotransferase, whose translation is MDISATLQAKAEKLGIAISHYDIDGNLIYANPESLAYFIELLSLQRENPEDIENKSAVQFDDVFVAREGETIVYDIARLNLDSHILQVTLFNEQHQPVTPLSFSNHQLSFPAQPFGYYLLQLSSRERNYHVRLFVSPKTAYQSAIFQQQKAWGLNVQLYSLRSARNWGIGDFADLAYLVEKGVMYGAEFIGINPLHAMYSAVPEWASPYSSASRRYLNWLYLAIDDLPEYKLCKSVQNWLNQAEIQQQLAVLRQSEQVNYTEITQIKFTALEKLYAYFQRSRAAKMQQRQKAFSDFVKQQGKGLLYQGLFECLDCQSSHQAIEQEDQIGWLGWQQYQQLNDKQRDKLIRQHKDQVMFYCWLQWLAQEQLNHLQTLCQAKGMRLGIYGDLAVSSSRGSADVWAEPQLYCVDASVGAPPDPLGPVGQNWNIPPYNPTELKARGFQPFIELLRANMQHFGVLRIDHIMGLFRLWLIPPEKTAADGLYVHYPFAELMAILAIESQRNQCLVVGEDLGTVPDEVRWKLNEFQIFSYFVLYFEQRNLQYPDKHAFPINAFATVGTHDVPSLSSFWHCRDLELFAQLGVLQGDVLKQKYDQRVIDKQALLNSLHRDQYLPNDYWGDALSMAMHQNLMRVIYLYLAESQTKLIGVQLENLLEQEISFNLPGTSLEYPNWRMRLSRSIEEIFSDEKITALLTEINQARLR